The following coding sequences are from one Loxodonta africana isolate mLoxAfr1 chromosome 18, mLoxAfr1.hap2, whole genome shotgun sequence window:
- the BIRC5 gene encoding baculoviral IAP repeat-containing protein 5: protein MGAQLLPPAWQLYLKDHRISTFKNWPFLEGCSCTPERMAEAGFIHCPTENEPDLAQCFFCFKELEGWEPDDDPIEEHKKHSSGCAFLSVKKQFEELTLSEFLKLDKERAKNKIAKETNSKQKEFEETAKKVRSAIEQLAALE from the exons ATGGGCGCCCAGCTGTTGCCCCCCGCCTGGCAGCTGTATCTCAAGGATCACCGCATCTCTACGTTCAAGAACTGGCCCTTCTTGGAGGGCTGCTCCTGCACTCCGGAGCGG ATGGCCGAGGCTGGCTTCATCCACTGTCCCACTGAGAACGAGCCTGACTTGGCCCAGTGTTTCTTCTGCTTCAAGGAGCTGGAAGGCTGGGAGCCAGATGACGACCCCAT AGAGGAACATAAAAAGCATTCATCTGGCTGTGCTTTCCTTTCTGTCAAGAAGCAGTTTGAAGAATTAACTCTCAGTGAATTTTTGAAACTGGACAAAGAGCGAGCCAAGAACAAAATT GCAAAGGAAACCAACAGTAAACAGAAAGAGTTTGAAGAAACTGCCAAGAAAGTGCGTTCTGCCATTGAGCAGCTGGC